In a single window of the Terriglobus roseus genome:
- a CDS encoding Gfo/Idh/MocA family protein has product MLRNIRAILPGLALLVAPFAPVHAQTAAGTPIRVAIVGLTHGHVKGFLHSLPSSTSAKLVAIVEPDQALAKQYATQYKLDPALFYTDEETMLNKLHPDAVLGYGTIAEHRKVIEIAANHGVNSMVEKPLTTTVEDALAIRKAAQDHHVQVLVNYETTWYNSNAEALKEIKDGKLGTVRKILVRDGHEGPKEIGVGPEWLPWLTDPKQNGAGALFDFGCYGADLATVINGGKTPLSVTAIGQTHKPDIYSRTEDDATVIVAYPGMQAILMPSWDWSFAVKNMEVYGNLGELFTVAGNDIVTRYKGEKTETPAHPAPALPQNQSNSLDYLAAVLHHEINPSGDLSSLETNVIVVQILDAARESIRSGKTVTLKPLPAR; this is encoded by the coding sequence ATGCTTCGAAACATCCGCGCCATCCTCCCGGGACTCGCCCTCCTGGTGGCCCCCTTCGCTCCGGTACACGCTCAGACCGCGGCAGGTACGCCCATCCGCGTTGCCATCGTCGGGCTGACGCATGGCCATGTGAAAGGCTTCCTCCATTCGTTGCCCAGCAGCACCAGCGCAAAGCTGGTCGCCATCGTCGAACCGGACCAGGCGCTTGCGAAGCAGTACGCCACCCAGTACAAGCTCGACCCCGCGCTCTTCTACACCGACGAAGAGACCATGCTGAACAAACTGCACCCCGACGCGGTGTTGGGCTACGGCACCATCGCAGAGCACCGTAAGGTCATCGAGATTGCAGCGAACCACGGCGTGAACAGCATGGTCGAGAAGCCGCTGACTACCACCGTCGAAGATGCTCTCGCCATCCGCAAAGCCGCGCAGGACCACCACGTGCAGGTGCTCGTGAACTACGAGACCACCTGGTACAACAGCAACGCCGAAGCCCTGAAAGAGATCAAGGATGGCAAGCTGGGCACTGTGCGTAAGATTCTGGTGCGCGACGGTCACGAAGGTCCGAAGGAGATTGGTGTAGGGCCGGAGTGGCTGCCCTGGCTCACAGACCCGAAACAGAACGGTGCGGGCGCACTCTTTGACTTCGGCTGCTACGGCGCCGACCTTGCCACCGTCATCAACGGCGGGAAAACGCCGCTGAGCGTCACGGCCATCGGCCAGACCCACAAGCCGGACATCTACTCACGCACCGAGGATGATGCGACCGTCATCGTCGCCTATCCCGGCATGCAGGCCATCCTGATGCCATCCTGGGATTGGAGCTTTGCCGTGAAGAATATGGAGGTGTACGGCAACCTGGGCGAACTGTTCACGGTAGCCGGTAACGACATCGTCACCCGCTATAAGGGAGAAAAGACGGAGACGCCCGCGCATCCCGCCCCCGCGCTGCCTCAGAACCAGAGCAACTCGCTGGACTACCTCGCCGCAGTACTGCACCACGAGATCAATCCCAGCGGCGACCTCTCCTCGCTGGAGACGAACGTGATCGTCGTACAAATTCTGGACGCCGCCCGCGAAAGCATCCGCTCCGGCAAGACCGTCACGCTGAAGCCATTACCCGCCAGGTAG
- the dnaN gene encoding DNA polymerase III subunit beta, whose translation MSTTASPLSLETNGAAPTGNLDISVSRAELLRELTAAQSVVERKTTIPILSNFLFEAAGDRLTITATDLDQSLRTSCPARVKKPGACTVPARKLYDYIRLLPEGEISIKLMDNHWVQIRAGRSNTKMVGMARANFPQVPEFPAASAIKIAAPALRSMVSKTIFAISSEESRYTLNGALLVLKAESMAMVATDGHRLAHIERLGETLEGITGEKKTLIPRKALGELQSLLASGSGEDDDFVEFADDETTLFFRMGGRVLTSRKLTGQFPNYEAVLPRDNNKFVIVRSEDLMGALQRVAQFADERSGAIKIRLEQNELRISSSSTDSGESEDIIETPYNYDPLVVGFNSQYLIDFLKAIGNTGEVRLEFKDAQSAGQMRPEDANEDQKYRYILMPMRI comes from the coding sequence GTGTCCACGACCGCTTCGCCGCTTTCGCTTGAAACCAATGGAGCCGCACCCACCGGCAACCTCGACATCTCTGTCTCGCGTGCGGAGCTGCTGCGGGAGCTGACGGCTGCGCAGTCCGTCGTCGAGCGGAAGACGACCATCCCGATCCTGTCGAACTTTCTCTTTGAGGCAGCAGGTGATCGCCTGACCATTACGGCGACCGATCTGGACCAGAGCCTGCGCACCAGCTGCCCCGCGAGGGTAAAGAAGCCCGGCGCCTGCACGGTACCCGCGCGTAAGCTGTACGACTACATCCGGCTGCTTCCCGAGGGCGAAATCTCCATCAAGCTGATGGACAACCATTGGGTGCAGATCCGTGCCGGCCGCTCCAACACCAAGATGGTGGGCATGGCCCGCGCCAACTTCCCGCAGGTGCCGGAGTTCCCGGCCGCCAGCGCCATCAAGATTGCTGCGCCCGCCCTTCGCTCCATGGTGTCGAAGACCATCTTCGCCATCTCCAGCGAAGAGAGCCGCTACACCCTGAATGGCGCGCTGCTCGTTCTGAAGGCTGAGAGTATGGCCATGGTGGCCACCGACGGGCACCGCCTGGCGCACATCGAGCGCCTGGGCGAGACCCTCGAAGGCATCACCGGTGAGAAGAAGACACTCATCCCGCGCAAGGCGCTCGGCGAGCTACAGTCGCTGCTCGCCTCCGGCTCCGGCGAGGACGATGACTTCGTCGAGTTTGCCGATGACGAAACCACCCTCTTCTTCCGTATGGGTGGCCGCGTCCTCACCAGCCGCAAGCTGACCGGCCAGTTCCCCAACTACGAAGCGGTCCTGCCGCGTGACAACAACAAGTTCGTCATCGTCCGCAGCGAAGACCTGATGGGAGCCCTGCAGCGCGTGGCGCAGTTCGCCGACGAGCGCTCCGGTGCCATCAAGATCCGCCTCGAGCAGAACGAGCTTCGCATCTCGTCCTCGTCCACTGATTCCGGCGAGTCGGAAGACATCATCGAGACGCCCTACAACTACGACCCGCTCGTCGTCGGCTTCAACTCGCAGTACCTGATCGACTTCCTCAAGGCCATCGGCAACACCGGCGAAGTCCGCCTGGAGTTCAAGGACGCCCAGTCCGCCGGCCAGATGCGCCCCGAGGACGCCAACGAGGACCAGAAGTACCGCTACATCCTGATGCCCATGCGCATCTGA
- a CDS encoding FG-GAP-like repeat-containing protein — MPVLRHCLASLCLFGALLAAGTSAHGESFRNPRRIATETDPNSVLVADLDGDGHLDVLYGVLSTRTIHTLLWRSGDYQPGPTVSLPASGKVNCGTADVDGDGHLDLLCPAVSLGATTNSYQSSLLFYKGSGDGSFAAAVTSLVTQTAPFQIPLTYPVVSTIADVTRDGMPDVLMVDPQAGVSYMMVNRGGGTFVAGGFASGSNDIPTLSDIDGDGVPDLISSNGPFVNLSKGDGNFGNNLGTSPIYTGCAYRDLDGDGKADAACSYSFSATANGLYILRGNGDGTFNGRSPIVAATYPGGPGGGAGMASLATVRQILDWDGDGKLDVFGTSNDGFTTIPAQGNLRYGTPRQVIAGYPPQKATIQTEFPAYQIADLNGDGLPDIVALGPSCILLSLSGASAGLAPPVPSVATAPGDALSYAALADFNGDGVADVAATSDSDLTLVTGKGDGTFSAPITIATAGLDLKSSYTRPTPLLSGDFNGDGRQDILVAKPASFSGSREVYLMTGTGDGRFAAPMMTSGILLPTVFDDFYSGANRPVADINHDGRDDLLIFPNDTTKPPVLQISLSTGNGTFRTVSTSMPYEMAGTFYAHITYPVLTDVDGDGDLDAVFATSAHAYVMHGNADGSFDTMGVVSLPIPSAGDLTTAPTPSVTAGDFDGDGHRDIAIVSTLKQPQGNVPGLSIWYGKGDGTFNSPVTHILTRQYYDMVAADLDRDGNDDLVLKSNVNFLSSIGVINGQADRSVSSESHYVAGQGLSSLFVRDLNGDGLPDILVANGETNQPPDTVTALLNLGNPESVGGTVRGDPEPSLPNQTFDIVAALIPVDNTALSGTVTFALDGATVGTALLANNTARVTHTGAVAAGTHTITAAWPGDATHPGVKLMGSHIVTLPTTAGQSDFTLTASTTTLTAYTVDDVTLTVRAAQIGSFTDSLNLTVTGQQARLSATASPTNISLGAATSGTALIKIHTGLSPLALNRSPLGSAGKLAAFAGLPFGLLLAARKRRAGTWLLLAIAMVLCGAVTGCSVPPTDIGLAPGVYHLHVTATGAQTAVTHSVDVTLTVNQFPPRT, encoded by the coding sequence ATGCCTGTCCTGCGTCACTGCCTTGCCTCGCTCTGCCTTTTTGGTGCTCTCCTGGCCGCGGGTACATCCGCACATGGCGAGTCCTTCCGTAATCCCCGAAGGATTGCCACTGAAACCGATCCCAACAGCGTCCTGGTTGCTGACCTGGATGGGGACGGACATCTGGATGTTTTGTACGGTGTCCTCTCCACACGGACGATCCACACGCTTCTCTGGCGCAGCGGCGATTATCAGCCTGGGCCGACGGTATCTCTTCCCGCGAGCGGCAAAGTCAACTGTGGAACTGCAGACGTGGACGGCGACGGCCACCTGGATCTGCTGTGTCCCGCAGTCTCTTTGGGCGCCACCACGAACAGTTACCAGAGCTCCCTGCTGTTCTACAAGGGTTCGGGCGATGGCAGCTTCGCTGCGGCTGTCACGTCACTCGTCACGCAGACCGCGCCGTTTCAGATTCCCCTTACATATCCGGTCGTTTCCACCATCGCGGATGTCACGCGAGACGGCATGCCCGACGTACTGATGGTCGATCCGCAGGCTGGCGTGAGCTACATGATGGTCAATCGCGGCGGCGGCACGTTTGTCGCGGGTGGGTTCGCCAGTGGTAGCAACGACATCCCCACCTTGTCTGATATCGATGGTGACGGCGTTCCCGACCTGATTTCCTCGAACGGACCATTCGTAAATCTCAGCAAGGGAGACGGCAACTTTGGCAACAACCTGGGGACTTCACCGATCTATACCGGCTGCGCGTACCGGGATCTGGATGGTGACGGGAAGGCCGATGCTGCATGTTCCTATTCATTCTCTGCCACCGCGAACGGTCTCTACATTCTGCGTGGCAATGGGGACGGCACCTTCAACGGCAGATCACCCATCGTCGCGGCGACTTACCCTGGCGGTCCTGGCGGTGGGGCCGGGATGGCATCCCTTGCGACGGTGCGGCAGATTCTTGATTGGGACGGAGACGGGAAGTTGGATGTCTTCGGCACATCCAATGACGGCTTCACCACGATTCCTGCCCAGGGAAACCTTCGTTACGGAACACCGCGCCAGGTTATCGCCGGGTATCCACCGCAGAAAGCCACGATCCAAACGGAGTTCCCTGCCTATCAGATTGCAGACCTGAACGGCGACGGACTGCCGGACATCGTTGCACTTGGACCCAGCTGCATTCTGCTTAGTTTGTCCGGTGCATCCGCTGGACTGGCGCCGCCCGTACCATCCGTTGCCACGGCCCCGGGCGATGCCCTCAGCTACGCGGCACTGGCCGATTTCAATGGGGATGGGGTGGCGGACGTGGCAGCCACCAGCGACAGTGACCTCACTCTGGTTACAGGCAAAGGTGATGGCACTTTCTCAGCGCCCATCACGATCGCGACGGCCGGGCTCGACTTGAAGTCGAGCTACACGCGTCCGACACCGCTGCTTTCCGGCGACTTCAACGGCGACGGCAGGCAGGACATCCTGGTGGCAAAGCCGGCTAGTTTCAGCGGAAGCCGGGAGGTTTACCTCATGACGGGAACGGGTGACGGCAGATTTGCCGCGCCCATGATGACCTCCGGCATCCTGTTGCCGACTGTGTTTGACGACTTCTATTCCGGGGCAAACCGCCCGGTTGCAGATATCAATCACGATGGTCGCGATGACCTGCTGATCTTCCCAAACGACACCACAAAGCCGCCGGTACTGCAGATTTCTCTTAGCACTGGGAATGGCACCTTCCGCACTGTGTCGACATCCATGCCCTACGAGATGGCCGGTACTTTCTATGCGCACATCACTTACCCGGTTCTGACCGACGTCGATGGGGACGGGGACCTGGACGCGGTGTTCGCAACGTCGGCCCATGCGTACGTGATGCACGGGAACGCAGATGGAAGCTTTGACACGATGGGCGTTGTCAGTCTTCCCATCCCGTCTGCTGGCGATCTGACGACCGCGCCCACTCCTTCCGTTACCGCGGGTGACTTCGATGGGGACGGTCACCGCGATATTGCGATCGTTTCTACCCTGAAGCAGCCGCAGGGGAACGTTCCAGGGTTAAGCATCTGGTACGGCAAAGGCGATGGCACGTTCAACAGTCCAGTCACACACATCCTCACCCGGCAGTATTACGACATGGTGGCCGCTGACCTGGACCGTGACGGCAACGATGACCTGGTGCTGAAGAGCAATGTCAACTTCCTGTCTTCTATTGGGGTGATCAATGGTCAAGCGGATCGCTCGGTGAGCAGCGAAAGTCATTACGTTGCAGGGCAGGGTCTGTCCTCCCTTTTCGTGAGGGACCTCAATGGAGATGGCCTTCCGGACATCCTTGTCGCCAACGGAGAAACCAACCAGCCACCGGATACCGTAACTGCACTCTTGAATCTAGGAAATCCGGAGAGCGTCGGGGGGACCGTCCGTGGTGATCCAGAGCCTTCACTCCCAAACCAGACCTTTGACATCGTCGCTGCGCTGATTCCCGTGGACAACACAGCTCTATCAGGAACGGTGACCTTTGCCCTGGACGGTGCGACCGTCGGGACAGCTCTCCTTGCGAACAACACCGCACGCGTGACCCATACCGGCGCGGTCGCCGCCGGTACCCATACCATCACCGCTGCCTGGCCTGGCGATGCCACGCATCCCGGAGTGAAGCTTATGGGCAGCCATATCGTCACTTTGCCGACCACGGCTGGCCAGAGTGACTTCACCCTCACCGCGTCGACCACGACCCTGACCGCCTACACCGTGGACGACGTCACATTGACGGTAAGGGCCGCTCAGATCGGCTCTTTCACTGACAGTCTGAATCTGACTGTCACCGGACAGCAGGCAAGGCTGTCCGCGACCGCCTCGCCTACGAATATCTCCCTTGGCGCGGCTACTTCGGGCACTGCTCTCATCAAGATTCACACGGGTCTCTCGCCGCTGGCGCTGAACCGCTCCCCTCTGGGTTCCGCTGGGAAGCTAGCTGCCTTCGCCGGTCTACCATTCGGATTGTTGCTTGCAGCGCGGAAACGACGAGCCGGGACATGGCTTCTGTTGGCAATCGCAATGGTCCTTTGCGGTGCCGTGACGGGATGCAGCGTGCCACCAACGGACATCGGCCTGGCGCCCGGCGTCTACCATCTGCATGTCACGGCAACAGGCGCACAGACTGCTGTGACGCACAGTGTGGACGTTACGCTCACCGTCAACCAATTCCCACCCCGGACATAG
- the accD gene encoding acetyl-CoA carboxylase, carboxyltransferase subunit beta: protein MSWFKRLDNEIVSDSERTVRTEGLWVKCPDCGKAIFRAELDANMRVCPHCGHHFKMDARTRIDNLLEPGYQLVDMELVSTDPLNFTDLKPYKKRLAEAQAKTGLNDAIVNAIGKLGERDIVISAMEYSFIGGSMGAVVGETIARAVDRSLETRAPLLIISASGGARMMEGIASLMQLAKISAALGRLADAKVPYISLMTDPTTGGVTASFAMLGDLNIAEPGALIGFAGPRVIEQTIRQKLPEGFQRSEFLLQHGFLDAVVPRKELKAYLERAFGWMSA from the coding sequence ATGAGTTGGTTCAAGCGGCTGGATAACGAGATTGTTTCGGACTCTGAGCGGACGGTCCGCACGGAGGGCCTTTGGGTCAAGTGCCCGGATTGTGGCAAGGCCATCTTTCGCGCGGAGCTGGACGCGAACATGCGTGTGTGCCCCCACTGCGGCCACCACTTCAAGATGGACGCCCGCACCCGCATCGACAACCTGCTGGAGCCTGGCTACCAGCTTGTCGATATGGAACTAGTATCGACCGACCCGCTGAACTTCACCGACCTGAAACCTTATAAAAAGCGGCTGGCCGAAGCGCAGGCCAAGACTGGCCTGAATGACGCCATCGTCAATGCCATTGGCAAGCTCGGCGAGCGCGACATTGTGATCAGCGCCATGGAATACAGCTTCATTGGCGGCAGCATGGGTGCAGTGGTGGGTGAGACGATCGCCCGCGCCGTTGACCGCTCGCTCGAAACGCGTGCTCCTTTGCTCATCATCAGCGCCAGCGGTGGTGCGCGCATGATGGAGGGCATTGCCAGCCTGATGCAGCTTGCGAAGATCTCCGCCGCGCTGGGCCGCCTCGCAGACGCGAAGGTGCCCTACATCAGCCTGATGACGGACCCCACCACGGGTGGCGTGACCGCCAGCTTCGCCATGCTGGGCGACCTGAACATCGCAGAGCCCGGCGCACTGATCGGCTTCGCTGGTCCCCGCGTCATCGAGCAAACCATCCGCCAGAAGCTGCCCGAAGGCTTCCAGCGCAGTGAGTTCCTGCTACAGCACGGCTTCCTGGACGCGGTTGTCCCGCGCAAGGAACTGAAGGCTTACCTCGAGCGCGCGTTCGGCTGGATGTCTGCCTAG
- a CDS encoding protease pro-enzyme activation domain-containing protein, producing the protein MTPVPPVMSSKARLMLRTARTAFVSGLMLSGLLHATAQTPAPRLAAVPAATAARFALPASPKERLENSQVIGHLSGETAVTGMKLYLKPTAAQQADLDQLVVDQQTPGSAAYHQWLTPAQYGARFGLADADLSTLTAWLQARGFTVDAVAPSRNFITFSGTASTVESAFAVSMQRYRRDGREFFENSTAPSIPAALADVVGGITGISSFRAVPHARHIAAPQAKLTGDYTTSTAAHYLVPWDVRQIFGVNTLISSGFDGTGVKIGVIGQSAVDTAQLTYFQQKTGQTVKLPTMILVPNTGVSNKVDGDEGESELDLEYSGGVAPGASIQFIYTGCTSTTSTGVLSGTTNCGSNGVFDALSYAVTNAVAPILTLSYGGCESSYTTFATAGTTPFESVLKQANVQGQTIMVSSGDTGATSCEGSTASLVATGGLSVSYPASSMYVTAVGGTALNTDSATFWSSTNNSFEGSVNATVPGTTGPMPAVAWNDTVAYGSLSASGGGASAIFNKPSWQTGTGVPADSHRDVPDVAFPAAVEQHAYIVCSQGSTCSNSNLGFGTSNGGGGLVGGTSAAAPVFAAMLAVVEQANGGASLGNINPSLYTLAAGSSASSIFQDITSGNNIVTCKGGTTGCSSTSATTNGTMGFSAGTGYDQVTGLGSILATGLQAAFSTIANPSTLLTPSVVVAAATSTPTGGTTDLLSITVAGSGATPTGTVTVIVDGTALSTATALSSGTANYTYAVPACTATSACSHTVLVYYAGNAVYKPGSGTLTLTVPTTSTGVTPSFTLKAASSTVTTSAGGSTTNVIAVTPAGGFTGAVTFSAALTSSTGTFAGCYLLPTATVASAAVSSTMTIYTATTGCASSSALKSSTLAKLDTKPTQPGLPGPRAGLVVFSAGLLACFTLRKRVRAGVLIAVALSALTVGMTGCSSSGSAATAATTTSAGTYVITVTGTSGTLSTTTSFTLTVQ; encoded by the coding sequence ATGACACCTGTTCCCCCCGTGATGTCTTCCAAGGCGCGATTGATGCTCCGTACCGCTCGCACTGCCTTTGTCTCCGGCCTGATGCTGTCCGGATTGCTGCACGCGACGGCGCAGACGCCTGCTCCGCGGCTGGCAGCGGTTCCCGCGGCCACCGCTGCCCGATTCGCTCTGCCCGCCAGCCCGAAGGAACGTCTGGAGAACTCGCAGGTCATCGGACACCTCTCCGGCGAGACTGCGGTGACCGGCATGAAGCTGTACCTGAAGCCTACGGCCGCGCAGCAGGCTGACCTGGATCAGTTGGTCGTGGACCAGCAGACCCCCGGGTCCGCTGCCTATCACCAGTGGCTGACGCCCGCGCAGTATGGAGCGCGATTCGGCCTGGCGGACGCGGATCTCTCTACGCTCACTGCTTGGTTGCAGGCCCGTGGCTTCACCGTCGACGCCGTTGCACCCAGCCGCAACTTCATCACCTTTTCCGGTACTGCCTCAACGGTTGAAAGCGCCTTCGCGGTTTCCATGCAGCGTTACCGCCGCGATGGCCGCGAGTTTTTTGAGAACAGCACGGCTCCCTCGATTCCTGCGGCACTGGCCGATGTGGTCGGCGGTATCACCGGCATCAGCAGCTTCCGCGCGGTCCCACACGCACGCCACATCGCTGCCCCTCAGGCGAAGCTGACCGGCGACTACACCACCAGCACCGCGGCGCACTATCTGGTGCCATGGGACGTTCGACAGATCTTTGGGGTCAACACTCTGATCAGCTCGGGCTTTGACGGAACAGGCGTCAAGATCGGCGTCATCGGCCAGTCGGCCGTAGATACCGCCCAGTTGACCTACTTCCAGCAGAAGACGGGTCAGACCGTGAAGCTGCCCACGATGATCCTTGTGCCGAACACCGGTGTCAGCAACAAGGTGGATGGTGATGAGGGCGAGAGCGAACTCGACCTGGAGTACTCCGGCGGCGTAGCCCCGGGCGCTTCGATCCAGTTCATCTATACGGGCTGCACCAGCACTACCAGCACCGGTGTTCTCAGCGGTACCACCAACTGCGGCAGCAACGGCGTCTTCGATGCGCTGAGCTACGCGGTGACCAATGCGGTGGCACCGATCCTGACCCTGAGCTACGGCGGCTGCGAATCGTCGTACACAACCTTCGCCACGGCAGGAACTACACCGTTTGAGTCCGTGCTGAAGCAGGCCAACGTGCAGGGACAGACCATCATGGTGTCGTCCGGCGATACGGGCGCGACAAGCTGCGAAGGATCTACCGCATCGCTGGTGGCCACGGGCGGACTCTCCGTCTCCTATCCTGCATCTTCGATGTATGTGACCGCTGTGGGCGGAACTGCGCTGAATACCGATAGCGCCACCTTCTGGAGCTCCACCAACAACAGTTTCGAAGGATCGGTGAATGCCACGGTCCCGGGAACCACCGGACCCATGCCAGCGGTGGCCTGGAACGACACCGTGGCCTACGGCTCGCTTTCGGCAAGCGGCGGCGGCGCGAGTGCCATCTTCAACAAGCCAAGCTGGCAGACCGGCACCGGAGTGCCCGCCGATAGCCATCGTGACGTGCCGGACGTCGCCTTCCCGGCAGCCGTGGAGCAGCACGCGTACATCGTCTGCAGTCAGGGTTCTACCTGCTCGAATTCCAACCTTGGTTTCGGCACATCGAATGGCGGCGGAGGCCTGGTGGGTGGCACCTCAGCCGCAGCGCCGGTGTTCGCAGCAATGTTGGCTGTCGTCGAGCAGGCCAATGGCGGTGCTTCGCTGGGCAACATCAATCCGAGCCTGTATACGCTGGCTGCCGGGTCATCCGCCAGCAGCATCTTCCAGGACATCACCAGCGGCAACAACATCGTTACCTGCAAGGGTGGCACTACCGGCTGCTCGTCGACCAGTGCCACCACAAATGGCACAATGGGCTTCTCCGCCGGAACGGGTTATGACCAGGTCACGGGCCTTGGTTCTATCCTTGCCACCGGCCTGCAGGCCGCCTTCTCCACGATCGCTAACCCCAGTACACTTCTGACGCCGAGCGTCGTAGTAGCCGCTGCAACATCCACGCCGACGGGCGGCACCACGGATCTACTGTCGATCACCGTTGCCGGTTCGGGCGCAACCCCGACGGGAACCGTGACGGTCATCGTTGACGGAACGGCGTTGTCGACCGCCACCGCGCTCTCCAGCGGTACGGCGAACTACACCTACGCCGTCCCAGCGTGTACGGCGACGTCTGCCTGCTCGCACACCGTGCTCGTCTACTACGCTGGCAACGCGGTGTACAAGCCAGGCTCTGGCACGCTGACGCTGACGGTTCCCACAACGTCTACGGGTGTCACACCCTCGTTCACGCTGAAAGCCGCTTCCTCGACGGTGACGACTTCCGCAGGAGGCTCAACGACTAATGTCATCGCGGTAACTCCGGCCGGTGGCTTTACGGGTGCCGTGACCTTTTCGGCAGCGTTGACCAGCTCGACCGGAACGTTTGCCGGTTGTTACCTTCTGCCGACGGCCACCGTGGCCAGTGCCGCAGTCAGCTCCACCATGACCATCTACACCGCGACAACTGGCTGCGCGTCGAGCTCGGCCCTGAAGAGTTCGACCTTGGCAAAGCTCGACACGAAGCCAACGCAGCCTGGCTTGCCCGGTCCGCGCGCTGGCTTAGTGGTGTTCTCTGCCGGTCTGCTGGCCTGCTTCACGCTTCGTAAGCGCGTGCGTGCCGGTGTGCTGATCGCAGTCGCCCTTTCGGCGCTTACGGTCGGCATGACTGGTTGCAGCAGCAGCGGATCAGCCGCTACAGCGGCCACGACGACCTCAGCAGGCACGTATGTGATCACTGTGACCGGCACTTCCGGCACGCTGAGCACGACCACGAGCTTCACCCTGACCGTCCAGTAA
- a CDS encoding class I SAM-dependent methyltransferase: MQEGKPSGTAYRVALRRAAHQVFDSPIVFRDPLALRILGMTPEKLGGTDLRAPSRPHSVGLRAFLVGRSRFAEDTLADAVATQGVTQYVLLGAGLDTFAYRNQHPGLRVFEVDHPDTQAWKLSLLSRTKIDVPSTVTHVAVDFHVDTLAQQLAEAGFDMSQPAVFAWLGVVPYLTDEGFTATMEFLSACAPGSELIFDYGLPPEALPQFERMAFESMASRVAAAGEPFQLFFMPDAIHERLCRMGWELIEDLDTSALNARYFAVGKLRALGSGAHMLSARLLPQKADG, encoded by the coding sequence ATGCAAGAGGGCAAACCATCGGGCACGGCCTATCGCGTGGCATTACGACGGGCGGCGCACCAGGTCTTCGACTCGCCGATTGTCTTTCGTGATCCGTTGGCGCTGCGCATCCTTGGCATGACGCCGGAGAAGCTGGGCGGTACGGATTTGCGTGCACCCTCGCGTCCGCATTCGGTTGGTCTGCGCGCGTTTCTTGTTGGACGCTCACGCTTTGCTGAGGACACCCTGGCGGATGCGGTCGCAACGCAGGGCGTGACGCAATACGTGCTGCTCGGCGCAGGTCTGGATACCTTCGCCTATCGCAATCAGCATCCGGGCCTGCGGGTCTTTGAGGTAGACCATCCGGACACGCAGGCGTGGAAGCTCTCGCTGTTATCCCGCACGAAGATCGATGTGCCTTCGACCGTTACACACGTGGCCGTTGACTTCCACGTCGATACACTTGCACAACAGTTGGCCGAGGCGGGCTTCGATATGTCGCAACCCGCAGTCTTCGCGTGGCTCGGCGTGGTGCCTTACCTCACCGACGAGGGCTTCACCGCGACGATGGAGTTCCTCTCAGCATGCGCGCCCGGCAGCGAACTCATCTTTGACTACGGCCTGCCACCCGAAGCATTGCCGCAGTTCGAGCGGATGGCCTTTGAGTCCATGGCATCACGCGTCGCCGCGGCAGGCGAACCCTTCCAGCTCTTCTTCATGCCGGATGCGATCCACGAACGTCTGTGCCGCATGGGCTGGGAGTTGATCGAAGACCTGGATACCAGCGCGCTGAACGCGCGCTATTTTGCCGTGGGCAAGCTACGAGCTCTCGGCAGCGGCGCACACATGCTTTCCGCGCGCCTGCTGCCGCAGAAAGCAGACGGCTAG